GAAACCGGCAAGACGAAGTATAAAAATCCGTTCGCCAATTATTAAAATTCGAGTTGTGAATAGGACGTATATGCAATTTTGAAAGACATATTGCGACAAAGACGTCTTCGAGGTACAAAAACTTGGTGTCCAGTGATTGTTTGTACACTGATAGCGCAACATCTCGTGATAAAACGTACCCCGTTCCAGACATAAATGGCGGGTAACTGTTCGCACTGTACACACTTCTCGGCATGTACCATTTACTACCTGGGTCCCTTATTGGACTCCCGTTTATAACGAACCCAAACGCAAGCCGCGAAGTTCGTGTGGTATCGAGGGCAAGGTACTTGACTAGGTTGTGGTACACCACGTACATGTCATCGTCCGTTTTCATGACGTATGACGCGTGAGAGCAGTGCGTGGTTGTCCACTTCAACGCCATGACTGTCTTCAGAGTCAAGTTTTTGTAGCTATCTTTAAAATCTTCCTGGATGATATCGTGATAGGTTTTGCTTTCCTCCTCCACTCTTGCTTGTAAGTAGTTTGCTCTTGTCGACGCAAGCAAGAACAGCGTGATGATGTTTTTCCCAAGGACCTCTTTCGGACTTCCCCAGGTCTCCCGAATCGCTTGCCTCTTGGCCGCGTTCTCGTGCGTTGTGGTTACGAGAACGACCAAGAAAACATCCAATGGGGAGCCCATATCGTCATAACAAATCGATGGCTCGTCCAGTACGAGGTTGAAATCATGAGGATGAACATGCTCACCTTCTCCAATAATAAGTGGTTCAGTTCGTGGTGGTTCATATACAATATGTTTTGTTACAAGTTCTGCTTTTTTAATAACCTGGGGTTTACCATATCTTAGAAGGTGTTCAACATAGCGATGGCGTTGCTCTGCCTTACTCAGTTTCGTCATATCACGAACTGTAACAGGGAACTGCTCTCGGGC
This DNA window, taken from Asterias rubens chromosome 15, eAstRub1.3, whole genome shotgun sequence, encodes the following:
- the LOC117299783 gene encoding beta-1,3-galactosyltransferase 1-like; this encodes MENTSVELDTVEYIIVVTHRKLQNFLSDLCHNVAALTSFLHSLTKDHSRRGIFQFRPRLKLLMSLLILETLIFLLYVILTGEVSGILAREQFPVTVRDMTKLSKAEQRHRYVEHLLRYGKPQVIKKAELVTKHIVYEPPRTEPLIIGEGEHVHPHDFNLVLDEPSICYDDMGSPLDVFLVVLVTTTHENAAKRQAIRETWGSPKEVLGKNIITLFLLASTRANYLQARVEEESKTYHDIIQEDFKDSYKNLTLKTVMALKWTTTHCSHASYVMKTDDDMYVVYHNLVKYLALDTTRTSRLAFGFVINGSPIRDPGSKWYMPRSVYSANSYPPFMSGTGYVLSRDVALSVYKQSLDTKFLYLEDVFVAICLSKLHIRPIHNSNFNNWRTDFYTSSCRFHNLVTTHMVLPAEMYSLWNTHQRLRRSGERCQW